A region of Triplophysa dalaica isolate WHDGS20190420 chromosome 20, ASM1584641v1, whole genome shotgun sequence DNA encodes the following proteins:
- the zmp:0000001174 gene encoding retinoic acid-induced protein 2 has protein sequence MEEPYKDSVAVDMANPQEEVCNRGSDGVGKLESEATPIIPTDTRNITSPAITKSSLSPLLTVQTSPVVTPAADSPNGVALKVATTVLQPICFGESPVVLPILAGSTGPQVGQPGAASYLMTSQGPVSLPLVLEQQILQHLNPQLLQQTATCPGLSLPLHSNILNPSLALGPSPVLDQKDASQVLDTSLLTLLQNPNFAAIIQDLFPGQGNSSPTCHPTSSPQVDITTAFLPQSPFSHPYSSPLAPLVPPATLLVPYPVVIPLPVPLPIPLPIPVPVSVCKDSKVDIDRPKSSCNVNKSTQTSSSDISPQWMFPIKEMAPIQPTCPVVTEGEVLDLSIRAPKRSIRVDSPQVVQSCQQDNVLDLSVPSVRKTRIKSHIPYGPWPPDRDRVFHRGDVSSGTLALGVLRPVDCTPKLDTKLLSGLASLEFSRQHKWVVDSGHSSTVAGAVHDPHALAGSGNIEIVSTSQTAKVIVSVKDAMPAIFCSKLKGLSGVSTKNFSIKRDAGQGGFAALQRVQVDQRGESSDSLKKIPKNRGIKVKKVSSQEIHILPIKKQRLAAFLPRK, from the coding sequence ATGGAAGAGCCGTATAAAGATTCTGTAGCTGTAGACATGGCAAACCCTCAGGAAGAGGTCTGCAACAGGGGGTCTGATGGCGTCGGGAAACTTGAAAGTGAGGCCACTCCGATAATCCCGACCGATACAAGGAACATAACTTCTCCAGCCATCACGAAAAGCTCCCTGTCACCTCTGCTCACAGTTCAAACCAGCCCGGTAGTGACTCCTGCTGCCGACTCTCCAAATGGTGTTGCCCTGAAAGTAGCGACGACCGTACTCCAGCCAATCTGTTTTGGGGAAAGTCCAGTAGTGCTGCCAATTCTCGCAGGTTCAACCGGCCCCCAAGTAGGACAACCAGGTGCAGCTTCCTACCTGATGACAAGCCAAGGTCCAGTTTCCCTGCCCCTAGTCCTAGAACAACAAATCCTCCAACATTTGAATCCTCAATTGCTTCAACAAACCGCCACCTGTCCTGGCCTTTCGCTTCCCCTTCATAGCAACATTCTGAACCCTTCCCTAGCTCTAGGTCCGTCCCCAGTCCTGGACCAAAAAGATGCAAGTCAAGTGTTGGACACTAGTCTACTGACTCTCCTTCAGAACCCTAACTTTGCTGCCATTATACAAGACCTTTTCCCTGGTCAAGGCAACTCATCCCCTACCTGTCACCCTACATCTTCCCCACAAGTAGACATCACCACAGCTTTCCTCCCCCAATCCCCTTTCTCACACCCCTACAGCTCCCCATTAGCCCCCTTGGTGCCTCCAGCCACGTTACTTGTTCCCTATCCCGTCGTAATCCCGCTTCCAGTGCCTCTTCCTATCCCGTTGCCAATCCCAGTTCCGGTCTCCGTGTGCAAGGATTCCAAGGTCGATATAGACCGCCCTAAATCATCTTGTAATGTGAATAAAAGCACACAGACTTCATCTAGTGACATCTCTCCTCAGTGGATGTTCCCCATCAAGGAAATGGCACCAATCCAACCAACCTGCCCTGTAGTGACAGAGGGAGAGGTGCTAGACTTATCCATCAGGGCACCAAAACGTTCCATTCGTGTTGACAGTCCGCAAGTGGTCCAGTCGTGTCAGCAGGACAATGTCCTTGATTTATCTGTACCCAGTGTAAGGAAGACACGAATCAAGTCTCATATCCCGTATGGTCCTTGGCCCCCTGATCGGGATAGAGTGTTCCACAGGGGTGATGTCAGCAGCGGGACTTTGGCTCTTGGGGTTCTGCGACCCGTGGATTGTACCCCAAAGCTAGATACTAAGCTACTAAGTGGTCTGGCGTCTTTGGAGTTCAGTCGACAGCACAAGTGGGTGGTAGACAGTGGTCACAGTAGCACGGTAGCTGGGGCGGTGCACGACCCACACGCCCTTGCGGGAAGCGGCAACATCGAGATTGTCAGCACGTCGCAGACTGCCAAAGTAATCGTGTCTGTCAAAGATGCCATGCCTGCGATTTTCTGCAGCAAGCTGAAGGGATTGTCAGGCGTTTCTACAAAGAACTTCTCCATCAAGCGTGACGCAGGTCAGGGGGGATTCGCGGCACTCCAGAGGGTCCAGGTTGACCAGCGAGGAGAGTCCAGTGACTCGCTCAAAAAGATTCCTAAAAATAGAGGCATTAAAGTGAAGAAAGTGAGCTCGCAGGAGATCCATATACTGCCCATAAAAAAGCAGCGCCTGGCTGCGTTTCTTCCCAGAAAGTAA
- the ppm1ka gene encoding protein phosphatase 1K, mitochondrial, translating to MSVSALSFSRLLRCSLSSLGRTPSACPGRCLCARPPTVSGVRWRSSRLDVDGRGPPATWDSFGIWDNRIEEPILLPPSIRYGTLIPHISLSRVGSASHIGRRRDNEDRLRASALTPDTKYFALFDGHGGPHAADFCHTHMEEHIRKCLSVETDLEAVLSEAFLRVDAALNAELQIYGNASLMTVGTTATVALLRDGIELVVGSVGDSRALLCRKGKARKLSDDHTPERKDEKQRIRRSGGFVTWNSVGQANVNGRLAMTRSIGDFDLKKSGVIAQPETTHTLLQHAHDSFLVLTTDGINFIMTNQEICDVISQCHDPTEAANIIAELALQYGSEDNSTIIVVPFGAWGKHQNSEFTYSMSRNFASSGRWA from the exons aTGTCCGTCTCCGCTCTCTCGTTTTCCCGCCTGCTCCGGTGCAGTCTCTCCTCCTTGGGTCGGACACCGAGCGCGTGTCCGGGCAGGTGTCTGTGCGCGCGTCCCCCGACGGTGAGCGGGGTCCGATGGAGATCGTCTCGCTTGGACGTGGATGGAAGAGGCCCCCCTGCGACTTGGGATTCATTCGGGATTTGGGATAATCGGATAGAGGAGCCCATCCTGTTGCCCCCCAGCATTCGTTACGGTACCCTCATCCCTCACATCAGCCTGTCCAGAGTGGGCTCAGCATCCCACATCGGCCGTCGCCGTGACAACGAGGACCGTCTACGAGCGAGCGCGCTCACGCCTGACACAAAGTACTTTGCGCTGTTTGACGGGCACGGAGGACCGCATGCCGCCGActtctgtcacacacacatggagGAGCACATCCG GAAATGTTTGTCGGTGGAAACAGATCTGGAGGCAGTTTTGTCTGAAGCGTTTCTGCGTGTGGATGCTGCTTTAAATGCGGAGCTGCAGATATATGGAAATG CATCTCTCATGACGGTGGGCACCACGGCGACGGTTGCATTGCTAAGAGATGGGATAGAGTTGGTTGTGGGCAGTGTTGGCGACAGTCGAGCTCTGTTGTGCCGAAAAGGAAAAGCCCGCAAACTCTCAGATGACCACACGCCGGAGAGGAAAGATGAGAAGCAGAG aaTTCGGCGAAGTGGTGGGTTTGTGACCTGGAATAGTGTTGGTCAAGCAAACGTAAACGGACGATTGGCAATGACCCGCAGCATCGGAGACTTTGATTTAAAGAAGAGTGGAGTGATCGCACAACCTGAGACCACTCACACTTTA TTGCAGCACGCTCACGACTCTTTCCTGGTCCTCACTACTGATGGCATCAACTTCATCATGACCAACCAGGAgatctgtgatgtcatcagtcaGTGTCACGACCCCACCGAGGCCGCCAACATCATCGCTGAGCTG gCTCTACAGTATGGCTCTGAGGATAACAGCACGATCATCGTCGTCCCGTTCGGCGCTTGGGGAAAACATCAGAACTCTGAATTCACTTACTCCATGAGCCGAAACTTTGCCTCCAGTGGCCGCTGGGCTTAA